In Lodderomyces elongisporus chromosome 1, complete sequence, the DNA window aaaattaaattaaataaatacaaaacTAAAGAACAGGAGTAATCACAGATTCAAttggaaaggaaagaactAAGTTCCTAAACCAACCAACTAATCATAGCAATACTCTCAATCTCGACCTCACTTTGCAGCCATATGTCCAAAGAGTCAACCAGAATTATCAACCAGTCTCTAGATGTGTTGTCAAGGTTGGTAGAATCAGATACCAACGTTTCCATCATCGATTTAAATTTGTTGGAGAATTTAAACACCAATCAATCGTTGAACTACATCAAGTTGGAAAAGGAGTTGGagcaaataaaagaaaatagtaAAAAGTTGGTACAACTAAGTATGTAACTCAAATTTATACAATCTATTAAGAGCCGAAGAAAAACTAATacaaaaactaaaactaaACATGCTTTTTCCAGTTTCTAACATTGACTATAGAACAGGAATTCGACGAGAATACAGAATTATTACTGCTGATGGACAAGAACATCACAACTCTAGAAGGAATAGTTGGTGAGCTCGATACGTGGCTAAGTGAACAAGAAGCTGCATcgaaagggaaaaaataacaatCCAATTGTGAATCCATtcgtgtttttttttttagttccttcttttattttattttcaatctgCAAAACTAATTTGTGAAAACTCCTTTTTGACTCATCATGCTAGGTTACTCCTCGGACTCGAAGTAGGTAATTTGGATCCATAGACTACAACTGCTACATTGTGCAATGATGTCGAATCCGCCATCACCATTAGAAGTGCCGTTTTCCAAGTCTTGTTCAGAAAGTATAAACCCATCAACTAACTCACACCGAGGACAGTCTCTGTAGAAGCTGGTGTTGTCGTCAACAAATCTGAAATCGTCAAGGCTGTACACATCCAACCCGCGTCCAGAGAGATTATAACCTGCAGACTTGCTGGAATTGTGGAGCTGTAGATCATATGATGCTCGTGCTGTGGCATCCGACAAGGTATTGTAAGCTTCCACGATTTTCGCAATATCTGCACCATTTGAATCTGGCGAGCTTAATTTATCAGGGTGCGTGGTTAAAAGCTTGAACTTGTAAGCTCGTTTCACTTCATCTAAAGTCGCGTTATATGGAATATTTAATAGTTCATAGTGTGTAGTGTGCATTATCCATAGTAATGAAGCGTTTGAAGTAATAAACCGGAAGAAAGTCGGCAGCTGATGAGGTACTAGGGAGTAGAATTTGATTTTAGAATAACACtcaattttggttttttggttattttttttggatacttctttttttaacttccaccccccccccccctcctcctcctgTTGTTCCTcgtttttctcttttctcttttatcttttttttttttttgcgttTCTTGAACTTTTCTGATGAAATCGGTTCGCTTCGCATCTCATtcctctttgtttcttgaatGTTTTTCGCATCGGTCCTaccttttgttcttttttttttttcttttattagTGACAAGAAGAAGTTCACTTGATTCATTAGGCATATTCACATTCACATTCCCATTCCCACTCACTTCCCTTCCCTTCCCTTTTAAGCACCAGTCCTTATCTTTACTCTCTTGAAACAAGATAGTAACAGCATGACTTCCTCGTCACATATTAAAGTTTCGGCATACTCTGAAGAGCCAGTGGCTTGTGTTGGCTCCTCTTTCAACGGACTCTCTGTGCCAGAGTCGGCCAATTTCGAAGTTTACAAGCATAAAAAGAATGGCAGTTACCTCCTACATGGCGAAAGTGAAACCTTGGACTATGAGGGAAAGTCCAGTGAAGAAAACGATTATCTAATAGCAGTTTACGACCCAAACAAGAAATCAGTGGAATTATACAAATCCCCATATATCTCAACAAGAGTCACTTCAAAGAAACATAAAGTATACAAGGGACCGGCCATCAAGTCCACTGGATTAAAAAATGTTGCTCAACGTAAGGCTTTGGGTGAGGCGTTTGGTACCAAGAAGGCCAAGCAAGCACTTACAAACTTGGAGAAGAACAGAATCGATGCCGATAGGTTACAAGATGCCGAATTTGACATTGTTGATACAGTACAAGAAGGAGCTGCACCAgttaaagttgaagaagttACAGGACCAGCACCTCAACCAAACGTCAATGCCACAAATGTCGAAGATGTTTACCCACTTGATAATATCATTCCACAAAAGTTTTGGAACTACATTCGTGTGCAGCTGCTATTAATAGATCCAAAACCCCTCGACAGTTTTCCATCCCAACCATCATTTGTGTCATCTTTACTTCCAAGGCtaataaagaacaaagacgTGGAGAAGTTGCAATTGTTATACTACGCTTCTCTTTTGGCTGGTGTTTATGAAAATAGAAGAGTGTCTGAGAAACAAGCACTTTTGACTAGATTACAAAATAAGCCATCAGAGACCTTGATCGATGGAATTTTGGATCAATTTGCCGTATCGCGCTCGACTAAAGTTGGTAAATCCAAGGATAAGGCTTTTTTCATTGATCCACAAAACGAAGATAAATTATTGTGCTATTTGTTTATTGCACTTTTGcatttgttcaatttcaGCGTCGAGCTCAACCCATTGGCAAAAGACCTTAAATTAAAACCATTGAAATTGGTTGGATTGTTTAGAGCATTGGGAGCTATTATCAAGAGTGCTACTGTAGCTGAAGCAGAAGCATACGGCATACCAAAGAGTGCTGCTGGTACTTATAAAATTGCAACATTAAAAGTTCCATTCAAAATGCCAGAGATGGTCAGAAGGGCAAAGAGAAGATAGACTATAGTTTTCAGTAGTACGACGTGCAAGTTTGAATCAATAGAATTAATTATTGGATCATACTCTAAATGGGGggggaaaacaaaaattggtGGCACTCATGTGATATCAAGTagtctttttttgcaattattattctttttctttttttttttttttcgttgtTTTTTCATTGTACATTTCTAATTTACCTTTATACTATCAGCAATTTGATTTACAAATCATCCCAACATATACAAACATATGGATAGGTATCCAGCACCTAATTGACCTTGTACATTTGATTAACTTTGGCACTTATTTTTCccttatttttctttttttttcccttgtttttctcttttgttgttgttcttctttttggtcTATGTATACGGCGTTAAGAAAACTTATAGTCCTCTGGATCTGCAACACTATTCATTTCAATGCACTTATCAATGAATAATTCTGTAACAGTATGTGGAAGCTTGGACATGAATTTTCCATCGATAATGACTAAATCATCATTGATTTTCTGGTaatactttttcaatttgaacaATACCAAACTGCgattatttttctcttcccattgagaaacaacaatgaaGCCACTTTTGAGATAATCATCGGCAACAGTCCCGCCAAATCGCTCAATTCGTTCTCTCAAGAGATCACCTGCCAATGAAGAACCTATAACATAAAACACAACGTCTTTGAACAAGTACAATAATGGTTTAGCTATTGTAGTTGTAGCTGTCATTGTCGTTGAATCAACATTTACCTCTTCCATGCCTCTTTTTCCACCCACATCATTATCCCAATCAAACTTTTCGCGGAGTTTACTTAATTCTGTTGCCAGAAGTAATGGCGCACTGATTTCATCCATGGCATTATAAATGATAAATGAGTCTCCATACTCATCAACTCTAGCAGAATACACTGGCCAATTCCTAGTCGCGAATAAAAAATGTGGCTCAATCTGCAttatttggtttcttttaATACATTCCAAGATCCAGCTGGGTTTGACCAAGTCTATTCCTTGCTTGAGGAGTCTACTGCTCACTGGTAATTCTTTCTCTGTAATGGCAATCAATTGCTGGGCAGATTTTCCATCAACCGAATTAACAACCTTACCTCCATATCTTTTGACCAATGCCTTGAGTTCCTCCACTGTAATGACTTCATTATTTGGGCTTCTTTTATCACTCATTATTAAAAActcaaaaggaaaaaataaatcagACTCAAgtttaatctttttcaacttttgtAAGGCAAACGGGTCATCaaatgatcccaaagcagatACACTCCATTTATCCCTCTTCCGTGCTGCTGTTTGAGGACGATGTAAATTCTTAGAGTATTCAgcttttaatttcttgtaTTCTTGTAATGTCAAACACTCATTTACGGCCTTATCTTCTCTGATTCTGCGGCAAAAGTTTCCATGCAATGAAGAGCCGACGGCATAGGTTTCTTCCGGTCTCACGTCAATAGAGCGGGCTTTAACTTCTAAAACCACTGAGTCCTTTGGATTAATCCAGTATActggtttctttttgccaAATTTTATGATGCTTTCTGGAGGTAATCTCTTTTGGCAATCTATCCATTTGTTATGAGTCAATCGCTCAATTTTGTCAtattcttcaacttcaaacCCATTTGCAATCATAGCAAAGCTATAATAGGAGCCATCATCGGCGTTGCAAAGACCCACCATATACGAGTTTTTAGTAGCTGGATTTTTTCCTATAACAACAAGATCCAAATTTTCACCAAATgtttccaaatattcagGCTTCACTTTTATCCAATTTGGATTTCTAAACCCATCAATGACATATTTCAGCTGTGTATGTTTGAGCACCAATCCTTCGCTTCTACTTGTGACTACTTCACGAATGGCTCTTTCAATATCTTGAGCTGTTGAGCCAAGTCTAACGTCATGTACTTCAAATCGATGTGGCACGGGATTTATGATACGTTCGAGGATGCTTTTTCGGAAAAATAGGGGATAGTTACTAAGATCTTTCCCATTTAAGTATACAATATCAAATATCACATAATAAGGATAGCTTGTTTGTTGGTCGTACTGATCAATCGTGGTAAACTGTCGAACACTCTCTTGAATCGCCAGCGACTTCAAGGTCCCGAAAGGCAAAATCACCTGTCTCTCGTAATCGTACGCAATCATTTCTCCATCAAGGATAACAGAATTGACATTTTTAACAAATGCGTCTCGCAAATACTTTGTCAATGATCCAAATTGAAATGTCTCGCCatatagaaaagaataatctTTCAACCTTCTTGAgtaaaatttgaaattattGCCTTCCTTATGTAGAAGCATCCTATCGCCatccattttttcttcaatgtaAAATTTACTTTCCAACCCCATCGCAGTATATTTAGCTTCGTATTGTGGGTCCATTGGCTCCTTTTTCTGTAATTTCTTAACCACAGTATCGTACCCTGTACTTAATTTCTCTGCCAACTGTGGCTTGAATTTGAACCGCGGATGGATACTTAAATCAGCTTTTGTAAACTCTTTATTGGGATATGTTCCCAAAATATTGAATGTCGTTTCTAGGTTATTGCATAAGCTATAGAGTCTATATCCTTGAGGGTGCCaactattgaaaaaatactTGTCCATGTGTGTGAGAATCgcctttttcaacaaaatgTGAATGAGCCATCTAATTTCTTCGATTCGTAGCTTGTTGAACAATGGCTGGAGGAGCTCCCTTTGTTCCTGTGACTTTTTGGCAAGAGTCAAGTCGTCCAAAATCGAATTAATTTTTGGAACAGAATACTCCTCAAATGTTTCAGTAATTggtcttctttttgcaatGACTCTTGATGCCTGTAAAGGA includes these proteins:
- the DPH4 gene encoding Diphthamide biosynthesis protein 4 is translated as MHTTHYELLNIPYNATLDEVKRAYKFKLLTTHPDKLSSPDSNGADIAKIVEAYNTLSDATARASYDLQLHNSSKSAGYNLSGRGLDVYSLDDFRFVDDNTSFYRDCPRCELVDGFILSEQDLENGTSNGDGGFDIIAQCSSCSLWIQITYFESEE
- the RPA49 gene encoding DNA-directed RNA polymerase I subunit rpa49 (BUSCO:EOG09262BVA) codes for the protein MTSSSHIKVSAYSEEPVACVGSSFNGLSVPESANFEVYKHKKNGSYLLHGESETLDYEGKSSEENDYLIAVYDPNKKSVELYKSPYISTRVTSKKHKVYKGPAIKSTGLKNVAQRKALGEAFGTKKAKQALTNLEKNRIDADRLQDAEFDIVDTVQEGAAPVKVEEVTGPAPQPNVNATNVEDVYPLDNIIPQKFWNYIRVQSLLIDPKPLDSFPSQPSFVSSLLPRLIKNKDVEKLQLLYYASLLAGVYENRRVSEKQALLTRLQNKPSETLIDGILDQFAVSRSTKVGKSKDKAFFIDPQNEDKLLCYLFIALLHLFNFSVELNPLAKDLKLKPLKLVGLFRALGAIIKSATVAEAEAYGIPKSAAGTYKIATLKVPFKMPEMVRRAKRR
- the LIG4 gene encoding DNA ligase (ATP) — its product is MPERLHMILLEANIVRLPIPGRRQIPPSLLNFKRMSCFLDQVKSPPPNDLDPTLTFLTNELFDKIYGVSRNNLGQAKTITERKAQIINEFIDSFKLFIGQDMFPSAKLIFPEKAGRLYFIKETVLARHIIKMYNIPKDTEDYNLLYHWGKQYHKSKRFAVDERKIRDLPLQASRVIAKRRPITETFEEYSVPKINSILDDLTLAKKSQEQRELLQPLFNKLRIEEIRWLIHILLKKAILTHMDKYFFNSWHPQGYRLYSLCNNLETTFNILGTYPNKEFTKADLSIHPRFKFKPQLAEKLSTGYDTVVKKLQKKEPMDPQYEAKYTAMGLESKFYIEEKMDGDRMLLHKEGNNFKFYSRRLKDYSFLYGETFQFGSLTKYLRDAFVKNVNSVILDGEMIAYDYERQVILPFGTLKSSAIQESVRQFTTIDQYDQQTSYPYYVIFDIVYLNGKDLSNYPLFFRKSILERIINPVPHRFEVHDVRLGSTAQDIERAIREVVTSRSEGLVLKHTQSKYVIDGFRNPNWIKVKPEYLETFGENLDLVVIGKNPATKNSYMVGLCNADDGSYYSFAMIANGFEVEEYDKIERLTHNKWIDCQKRLPPESIIKFGKKKPVYWINPKDSVVLEVKARSIDVRPEETYAVGSSLHGNFCRRIREDKAVNECLTLQEYKKLKAEYSKNLHRPQTAARKRDKWSVSALGSFDDPFALQKLKKIKLESDLFFPFEFLIMSDKRSPNNEVITVEELKALVKRYGGKVVNSVDGKSAQQLIAITEKELPVSSRLLKQGIDLVKPSWILECIKRNQIMQIEPHFLFATRNWPVYSARVDEYGDSFIIYNAMDEISAPLLSATELSKLREKFDWDNDVGGKRGMEEVNVDSTTMTATTTIAKPLLYLFKDVVFYVIGSSLAGDLLRERIERFGGTVADDYLKSGFIVVSQWEEKNNRSLVLFKLKKYYQKINDDLVIIDGKFMSKLPHTVTELFIDKCIEMNSVADPEDYKFS